The following are encoded in a window of Brevibacillus ruminantium genomic DNA:
- a CDS encoding S1C family serine protease: protein MENSVTAGIISAKNRRLQVAKRVYDEIFQTDAAINPGNSGGPLINLNGEVVGLNAFIIQSSQCLGFAIGIDALKQHLGKFIF from the coding sequence TTGGAAAACTCTGTGACGGCCGGAATCATCAGTGCCAAAAATCGTCGGTTGCAGGTAGCAAAACGTGTCTACGACGAGATTTTTCAAACCGATGCGGCCATCAATCCGGGCAATAGCGGCGGCCCATTAATCAATCTTAACGGAGAAGTAGTCGGGCTCAACGCCTTCATTATTCAGTCCAGTCAATGCCTGGGGTTTGCCATTGGAATCGATGCGCTGAAGCAGCATTTGGGGAAATTCATTTTTTAA
- a CDS encoding YjcZ family sporulation protein — protein MSSIFNGTFEAFTLVLILFILLVIVGCSCDN, from the coding sequence ATGAGCAGTATCTTTAATGGAACCTTCGAGGCATTTACTCTCGTTTTGATTTTATTCATCCTGTTGGTGATTGTAGGTTGCTCTTGCGATAATTAA
- the ltrA gene encoding group II intron reverse transcriptase/maturase, whose product MDLLEKVLSRENLRMALQRVEANKGVGGVDGVSTEQLRDYLHEHWQTIREELERGTYRPSPVRRVEIPKPDGGVRLLGIPTVVDRFIQQAILQVLTPIFDPTFSESSYGFRPKRSAHMAVRKAQAYIREGYRFVVDIDLEKFFDRVNHDILMSRVARKIQDKRLLKLIRSYLNAGVMIKGICTTSSEGTPQGGPLSPLLANILLDDLDKELEKRGHRFCRYADDCNVYVKTRRAGERVKKSMKDYLEKVLRLKVNEEKSAVDRPWKRKFLGFSFTFVKQTTVRIHPKSLLKLKEKIRTITNPVWSISLEERVERLNQYLMGWIGYFALADAKGILQSIEEWTRRRLRLCLWTQWKRVRTRYRELRSLGISHTKAIEIANTRKGAWRTTKTPHIHKALGIAYWQQQGLKSLTQRYFDIRQAW is encoded by the coding sequence ATGGACTTGCTGGAGAAAGTTTTATCACGGGAAAACTTACGGATGGCACTTCAACGAGTAGAAGCAAACAAAGGTGTTGGTGGAGTCGATGGTGTTTCAACCGAACAACTACGCGACTATCTACACGAACACTGGCAAACTATCCGTGAGGAATTGGAAAGAGGAACCTATCGACCTTCACCTGTCCGCAGAGTCGAAATCCCGAAACCTGACGGAGGCGTAAGGTTATTAGGCATTCCCACCGTGGTGGACCGCTTCATCCAGCAAGCCATCCTCCAAGTATTAACACCGATCTTCGATCCCACCTTCTCGGAGTCCAGTTACGGATTTCGCCCGAAACGTAGCGCCCACATGGCAGTAAGGAAAGCGCAAGCGTATATCAGGGAAGGATACAGATTCGTGGTGGACATCGATCTAGAGAAATTCTTTGATCGTGTCAACCATGATATCCTGATGAGCCGCGTGGCTCGTAAAATCCAAGACAAGCGCCTTCTAAAGCTGATTCGATCCTATCTAAACGCAGGTGTCATGATAAAAGGAATCTGTACTACCTCAAGTGAGGGGACACCGCAAGGTGGACCGCTAAGCCCACTATTAGCAAATATCTTGCTTGATGATCTGGATAAGGAATTAGAAAAGAGGGGACATCGCTTTTGCCGCTATGCGGACGATTGCAACGTCTACGTGAAAACAAGACGAGCAGGAGAACGGGTTAAGAAGAGCATGAAAGATTACTTGGAAAAGGTGCTTAGGCTAAAAGTAAATGAGGAGAAAAGTGCGGTGGACCGGCCGTGGAAACGTAAATTCCTTGGCTTTAGTTTTACTTTCGTAAAACAGACAACGGTTCGTATCCACCCAAAATCCCTTCTCAAGTTAAAAGAGAAAATCCGCACGATCACGAATCCAGTGTGGAGTATCTCGCTTGAGGAACGGGTTGAAAGGTTAAACCAGTATCTCATGGGTTGGATTGGATATTTTGCCCTTGCAGACGCAAAGGGAATCTTACAATCCATTGAGGAATGGACAAGGCGTAGGCTCCGTCTTTGCTTGTGGACGCAGTGGAAACGAGTGAGAACCAGATATCGAGAACTCCGTTCTCTTGGTATATCTCACACAAAAGCAATTGAAATTGCAAACACCCGCAAGGGGGCATGGCGTACTACAAAGACTCCGCATATACACAAAGCCCTCGGCATTGCCTACTGGCAACAACAAGGGCTCAAAAGCTTAACACAGCGATATTTTGACATTCGTCAAGCTTGGTGA
- a CDS encoding aminopeptidase, protein MKDPRIEQLAEVLVNYSTRIQAGENVLIYAVGSVSELTRAVIKEVYKAGGNPYVQLIDPAIQRELLLGTNEKQLEIMREADVSFMKQMDAYVGIRGGDNINEYADVPGDKMQQYQRLLTRPVLDVRVPETKWVILRYPNASMAQLANMSTAAFEDFYFKVCTLDYSKMDKAMVNLVTLMEKTDKVRITGPGTDLTFSIKGIPAIKCSGQNNIPDGEVFTAPVRDSVNGVITYNTPSPYQGFTYDNIKLTFKDGKIVEATANDTEKINEVFDTDEGARYVGEFAIGVNPYIQNPMKDILFDEKIDGSFHFTPGQAYDEAFNGNKSSIHWDLVCIQRPEWGGGEIWFDDRLIRKDGRFVVPELECLNPENLK, encoded by the coding sequence ATGAAAGATCCACGTATTGAACAGCTCGCGGAAGTGCTGGTCAACTACTCTACACGCATTCAAGCTGGTGAAAACGTTCTCATCTATGCGGTAGGCTCCGTCTCCGAGCTGACGCGCGCTGTGATCAAAGAAGTGTATAAAGCAGGTGGCAATCCCTACGTGCAACTGATCGACCCGGCCATCCAGCGGGAGCTGCTTTTGGGAACCAATGAAAAGCAACTGGAGATTATGCGGGAAGCGGATGTATCGTTCATGAAACAGATGGATGCCTATGTCGGGATTCGCGGAGGCGACAACATTAATGAATACGCAGACGTCCCTGGTGACAAGATGCAGCAATACCAACGCCTGCTGACTCGCCCGGTTCTCGATGTACGCGTACCGGAAACCAAGTGGGTTATACTGCGCTATCCCAATGCTTCTATGGCCCAGCTTGCCAATATGAGCACCGCCGCTTTTGAAGATTTTTATTTCAAGGTGTGCACGCTTGACTACAGCAAGATGGACAAAGCGATGGTCAATCTGGTCACGCTGATGGAAAAAACAGACAAGGTGCGCATCACCGGTCCAGGAACAGATTTGACTTTCTCCATCAAAGGAATCCCGGCAATCAAATGTTCCGGCCAAAACAACATTCCGGACGGTGAAGTATTTACCGCTCCAGTACGCGATTCGGTGAACGGCGTCATCACCTACAACACACCATCACCTTATCAGGGCTTTACATATGACAACATCAAGCTGACGTTTAAAGATGGAAAAATCGTTGAGGCGACTGCAAACGATACGGAAAAGATCAACGAAGTATTTGACACGGACGAAGGGGCTCGCTACGTCGGCGAATTTGCCATCGGGGTAAATCCATATATCCAAAATCCGATGAAGGATATCCTGTTTGACGAAAAAATTGACGGAAGCTTCCACTTCACGCCGGGCCAAGCCTATGACGAAGCATTTAACGGCAACAAGTCCTCCATTCACTGGGATCTGGTCTGCATTCAACGCCCGGAATGGGGCGGCGGCGAGATCTGGTTTGATGATCGCCTGATCCGCAAAGACGGCCGCTTTGTCGTTCCTGAGCTGGAATGCCTCAATCCGGAAAATCTGAAGTAA
- a CDS encoding DUF2325 domain-containing protein, translating to MQSKTVQEQYVYEQKVPARLMQTERALFLMSDEKFEIRIPDFKRLSNKFKPACPRPKNLLAEYCQRQMGMIIFINKSDIHYQLEKISRTYTVPHSFFHTSKGGKSMSSILVIGGDRLGNIVDLLQGQGFTDIHHVTGRKNSQAGVKIPTGTHMILVLTDFVNHNLAKTVKSQAKDKEVPILFCKRSCSAIAKALVQGA from the coding sequence TTGCAATCGAAAACCGTACAAGAACAATATGTTTACGAGCAAAAAGTGCCCGCACGTCTCATGCAGACGGAGCGGGCACTTTTTTTGATGAGCGATGAAAAATTTGAAATCCGCATTCCTGATTTTAAACGCCTTTCAAACAAATTCAAACCTGCTTGTCCCCGCCCAAAAAACTTGCTGGCAGAGTATTGTCAAAGGCAAATGGGAATGATAATATTTATCAATAAGAGTGATATTCATTATCAATTAGAAAAAATCAGCCGTACCTATACAGTTCCACACTCATTTTTTCATACCAGCAAAGGAGGAAAGAGCATGTCTTCTATACTTGTCATCGGCGGAGACCGCCTGGGAAATATCGTTGACTTATTACAAGGCCAGGGGTTTACGGATATCCATCATGTAACGGGGAGAAAAAACTCCCAAGCCGGCGTAAAAATTCCCACAGGAACCCATATGATTTTGGTTTTGACCGATTTCGTCAATCACAATCTGGCCAAGACGGTGAAAAGCCAGGCGAAGGATAAGGAAGTGCCGATCCTGTTTTGCAAGCGTTCTTGTTCGGCGATTGCCAAAGCTTTGGTTCAGGGGGCGTAA
- a CDS encoding cell division protein FtsA, with protein MSDHEHAASDELIFALDIGTRTVVGLIVEPAGEQFRVIDCTVHEHSERSMLDGQIHDVMAVSRVIGKIKEELEAKHGLLTKVAVAAAGRSLRTKRVRMDIQLSRHAAVTRDDVLTLEFSAVQEAQSLLAQELNEQDVTRYYCVGYSVVNYFLDEELIGNLIDQRGEKASVDVIATFLPRVVVDSLLAALNRCGLDMQALTLEPIAAINVLIPVTMRRLNIALVDIGAGTSDVALTEEGAITAYGMVPVAGDEITDALMNAFLLDFPMAEEVKRALTSSDEITFTDILGLEQTLSTEEVVKAIMPEITNLAGKIAVKILELNGKAPQAVMLIGGGSLTPKLTERVAEALGLPAARVAVRGADAIRQFVGEHPLLNGPEFVTPVGIAVAARRHPVKYVTVTVNDHSIRIFDLRKMTVGDALIASGLDIRRLHGRPGMAITLTVNGRMKMIPGGHGTPPVIEKNGEACGLDTPIAEGDRIVAVAGQDGENATVQVIDLMDKLDTLELFINEQPVSLGPVALVDGVPLPLDASLTDRSEIVIRLPRTVEEVLRESGVWSADGADEPVEVFHFQVNGHETTLPALQKIVQVNGKDAAFSDFVRPGDQLTFREEPFQAPEIRDVIPPEEWVQETISVHFNGQPVTITLASLSITMNGRAAEQHEIVENGAVISVKASTPTAPVFSDVFRYVDVSLEKPVTEGISRLVMLVNGEPASFHTELNAGDKLELYWE; from the coding sequence TTGTCAGACCATGAACATGCAGCCTCTGATGAGCTGATATTTGCTTTGGACATCGGTACGCGCACAGTGGTTGGACTGATCGTAGAACCGGCTGGCGAGCAGTTTCGCGTGATCGATTGCACCGTTCACGAGCATAGCGAGCGCTCCATGCTGGACGGTCAGATCCACGATGTGATGGCCGTGTCCCGCGTTATTGGAAAAATCAAAGAGGAGCTGGAAGCCAAGCACGGACTGCTTACCAAGGTAGCTGTAGCCGCTGCAGGCCGCTCGCTTCGCACCAAGCGCGTGCGGATGGATATTCAGCTCTCCCGGCACGCAGCCGTTACCCGTGACGACGTGCTCACCCTGGAATTTTCTGCTGTCCAGGAAGCCCAATCCCTGCTCGCGCAGGAGCTGAACGAACAGGACGTCACCCGCTATTACTGTGTCGGGTACAGTGTAGTCAATTATTTCCTCGATGAAGAATTGATCGGCAATCTGATCGATCAGCGCGGAGAGAAGGCCAGCGTGGATGTCATCGCAACCTTTTTGCCGCGCGTCGTCGTAGACTCGCTGCTCGCTGCATTGAACCGCTGCGGGCTGGATATGCAGGCGCTCACACTGGAGCCGATTGCCGCAATTAACGTCCTGATCCCGGTGACCATGCGCAGACTGAATATCGCGCTGGTGGATATTGGTGCCGGAACCTCCGACGTCGCGCTGACCGAGGAAGGCGCCATCACCGCGTACGGCATGGTGCCAGTCGCAGGCGATGAGATTACCGATGCCCTGATGAATGCGTTTCTGCTGGACTTTCCGATGGCAGAGGAAGTGAAGCGCGCTCTCACCTCCTCCGACGAGATTACGTTCACCGATATCCTCGGACTGGAGCAAACGCTTTCCACCGAGGAAGTCGTGAAGGCCATTATGCCGGAGATTACCAATCTCGCCGGGAAGATCGCTGTGAAAATCCTGGAGCTAAACGGCAAGGCACCGCAAGCGGTCATGCTGATCGGAGGCGGCAGTCTGACGCCCAAGCTGACCGAACGTGTGGCAGAGGCGCTCGGGTTGCCTGCTGCACGTGTGGCTGTCCGAGGCGCAGATGCAATTCGCCAGTTTGTCGGGGAACATCCGCTGCTCAATGGCCCTGAATTTGTTACACCGGTGGGGATTGCCGTGGCAGCCCGGCGCCATCCGGTGAAATATGTAACAGTAACGGTAAATGACCATTCGATTCGCATCTTTGATCTGCGAAAAATGACTGTCGGCGACGCTTTGATCGCTTCCGGACTGGATATTCGCCGCCTGCACGGAAGGCCGGGAATGGCCATTACCTTGACAGTGAATGGACGGATGAAAATGATCCCCGGCGGTCATGGCACACCGCCTGTCATCGAAAAAAATGGGGAAGCCTGCGGACTGGATACACCGATTGCAGAGGGTGACCGCATTGTCGCCGTCGCAGGGCAAGATGGTGAAAATGCCACGGTGCAGGTGATTGATCTGATGGACAAGCTGGACACGCTGGAGCTGTTCATCAACGAACAGCCTGTCTCGCTTGGCCCTGTCGCACTCGTGGACGGCGTTCCCCTCCCTCTGGACGCAAGCCTTACTGACCGCAGCGAGATCGTGATCCGTTTGCCGCGAACGGTTGAAGAAGTGCTGCGCGAATCCGGGGTGTGGTCCGCTGATGGAGCTGACGAGCCTGTGGAGGTATTCCACTTTCAGGTAAACGGTCACGAAACAACGCTCCCGGCGCTGCAAAAAATCGTGCAGGTGAACGGCAAGGATGCCGCTTTCAGCGACTTTGTGCGACCCGGCGACCAGTTGACCTTCCGTGAAGAGCCCTTTCAGGCACCGGAAATCAGGGATGTCATCCCTCCGGAAGAATGGGTACAGGAGACGATCTCCGTCCATTTCAACGGGCAGCCGGTCACCATTACGCTTGCCTCCCTCAGCATCACCATGAACGGCAGAGCGGCAGAGCAGCATGAAATTGTCGAAAACGGTGCCGTGATCAGCGTAAAAGCATCGACGCCGACCGCCCCTGTGTTTAGCGACGTTTTCCGATACGTCGACGTCTCTTTGGAAAAACCGGTAACAGAAGGTATCAGCCGGTTGGTGATGCTGGTAAACGGGGAGCCTGCCTCCTTTCATACCGAGCTGAACGCAGGCGACAAGCTGGAGCTGTACTGGGAATAA
- a CDS encoding recombinase family protein has protein sequence MRTAIYIRVSTEEQAAEGFSIAAQKERLLAYTRSQDWSLAGIYTDEGISAKSISRPALQRLLTDVKSRKLDVVLVYRLDRLTRSVLDLYQLLQEFEKYDVRFKSCTEVYDTTTAIGRLFITLVAALAQWERENLGERVKLGMEQMARERKRPGGPPPYGYHLLHGELAPHPVEAKVVKLMFQHYVSGFTPGQIAESFNQKGYLGKHGGKWSGSTVTRLLRNPVYYGALRWNYAASGGKQKRADDWILAEDSHPAIIDQDTFDQVQARLKMRRKVHPRVLSSPFVFSGILYCARCQSEMRGKTASVRKSGKHYRHYYYLCKNRRLGLCRAPAIREDRLEAALLEQLAAFQPVLQSALDRKLQRLHASTAQEMDDHAQWKKRRQRWMEAYEAGIITLEELAAKQQQLNVMAERQTAKQHQLRIMAEQDAAKQQMDSISVSPFELGPMRDRSYPVTMEWSWLWEQASREERRQLAALLLERLEAETCPSIENCKNQTVALRIIAYR, from the coding sequence TTGAGGACAGCGATTTACATTCGTGTGAGTACAGAGGAACAGGCTGCCGAAGGTTTTTCCATCGCCGCACAAAAAGAACGGCTGCTGGCGTATACACGATCACAGGATTGGTCACTTGCTGGCATCTACACCGACGAGGGCATCAGCGCTAAAAGCATCAGCCGGCCCGCTCTGCAGCGCTTGCTGACTGATGTAAAAAGCAGGAAGCTGGATGTCGTTCTGGTGTATCGGCTGGATCGACTGACACGATCTGTCCTTGATTTATATCAATTGCTGCAGGAGTTTGAAAAATACGACGTCCGCTTTAAAAGCTGCACGGAGGTTTATGATACGACTACCGCGATTGGCAGATTATTTATCACCCTGGTAGCGGCCTTGGCCCAATGGGAACGAGAAAATCTGGGAGAGAGGGTCAAACTGGGGATGGAACAGATGGCACGGGAGCGAAAACGTCCAGGGGGGCCTCCCCCTTATGGCTACCACCTGCTGCACGGGGAGCTTGCCCCACATCCCGTGGAAGCCAAGGTCGTCAAGCTGATGTTTCAGCATTACGTATCCGGCTTTACACCTGGTCAAATCGCCGAAAGCTTCAACCAGAAGGGATATCTGGGGAAGCACGGCGGCAAATGGAGCGGCAGTACCGTCACGCGTCTGCTGCGCAACCCGGTCTATTACGGCGCTCTCCGCTGGAATTACGCTGCGTCCGGTGGGAAGCAAAAGCGCGCTGATGATTGGATTCTGGCCGAAGATTCTCACCCCGCGATTATCGATCAGGATACGTTCGATCAGGTACAGGCAAGATTGAAGATGCGCCGGAAGGTACACCCCCGCGTCCTCTCCTCTCCTTTTGTGTTCTCCGGTATTCTGTACTGCGCCCGCTGTCAAAGCGAAATGCGGGGAAAGACGGCCTCCGTCCGAAAAAGCGGCAAGCATTATCGACATTACTACTACCTGTGTAAAAATCGGCGGCTGGGCTTGTGCCGCGCGCCGGCCATTCGCGAGGATCGATTGGAAGCTGCGCTGCTGGAGCAGCTCGCAGCCTTTCAGCCAGTGCTGCAGTCTGCTTTGGATCGAAAGCTGCAACGTCTCCATGCCTCTACGGCACAAGAGATGGATGATCACGCGCAATGGAAGAAGCGGCGGCAACGCTGGATGGAAGCGTACGAGGCAGGGATCATCACCCTGGAGGAGTTAGCCGCCAAACAACAGCAACTAAACGTCATGGCAGAACGGCAGACTGCCAAACAACATCAGCTGCGTATCATGGCAGAGCAAGACGCCGCCAAACAGCAAATGGACAGCATCTCTGTCTCTCCTTTCGAGCTTGGACCCATGCGGGATCGGTCATATCCGGTAACGATGGAGTGGAGCTGGCTTTGGGAGCAGGCATCTCGAGAGGAACGCAGGCAGTTGGCCGCCCTGCTCCTGGAGCGCCTGGAAGCAGAGACTTGTCCATCCATCGAGAATTGTAAAAACCAGACAGTTGCTTTGAGGATAATCGCGTACCGCTAG
- the ytxJ gene encoding bacillithiol system redox-active protein YtxJ — MSAGQLHSLEELDQFVSQAGKRLLFKHSTICPISTTAHEEFLSFLQEQDVPAAVILVREDRPVSNEVAERYSIKHESPQIFLLEDGQVKWHTSHWKITKAAIAEAIQG, encoded by the coding sequence GTGTCAGCAGGTCAATTGCACTCCCTGGAGGAGTTGGATCAATTCGTCTCACAGGCGGGAAAACGGCTGTTGTTCAAGCACAGCACCATTTGTCCAATCAGCACGACGGCTCATGAGGAATTTTTATCCTTTCTACAGGAACAAGATGTACCGGCGGCGGTGATTCTGGTTCGGGAGGATCGTCCCGTGTCCAATGAAGTTGCTGAGCGCTATTCCATCAAACACGAGTCCCCGCAGATTTTTCTGCTGGAGGACGGACAGGTAAAATGGCACACGTCGCATTGGAAAATCACCAAAGCAGCGATTGCCGAAGCCATTCAAGGCTAA
- a CDS encoding YheC/YheD family endospore coat-associated protein → MRTKPVLGILTWREGKRFSEPKYLRRLVLAGQRLGAETFLFSHQDVNSAEKKIRGFVPVKGGGWESRLFPWPDVVIDRYRKRVDTYLRLRHSGLFQFANSPFGKKWRVTEMLAKEERVKHWIPKTVVYAAGKVKAMLKHHKIVYVKPGNGTGGRSIVKIMAQGDHFLIRGRNRRLSQVETKLGSVESVEKWIRRWVREQRIGDGNFLVQQGLDLELVPDRVADVRLLIQKKGDGEWDVTGSGVRLGPAGSSISNLHGGGKPISFSAFMNKCFGEERALEIHQECQHLAHEVAVVLEQKFGRMMEFGLDVGVDVLGAVWLIEVNPKPGREIFSQMGDSQTYAEAIARPVSFALHLVSASGSEENSDPKQGRE, encoded by the coding sequence ATGAGAACAAAACCCGTACTTGGGATCCTGACTTGGCGAGAGGGCAAGCGGTTTTCAGAGCCGAAATACCTGCGACGGCTGGTGCTTGCCGGACAGCGTTTGGGAGCGGAAACGTTTCTCTTTTCCCATCAAGATGTAAATTCCGCTGAAAAGAAAATCAGGGGATTTGTTCCTGTAAAGGGAGGTGGTTGGGAAAGCCGTCTCTTTCCCTGGCCAGATGTTGTGATTGACCGATACCGAAAACGAGTGGACACGTACTTGCGGCTGCGCCATAGCGGGCTGTTTCAATTTGCCAACAGTCCCTTTGGGAAAAAGTGGCGGGTGACGGAGATGTTGGCAAAAGAAGAACGCGTCAAACACTGGATTCCGAAAACAGTGGTCTATGCAGCAGGCAAGGTAAAAGCGATGCTCAAACACCATAAAATCGTCTACGTGAAGCCGGGCAATGGGACAGGGGGACGAAGCATCGTCAAAATTATGGCGCAGGGAGATCATTTTCTGATTCGTGGCCGTAATCGACGGCTGTCGCAAGTAGAGACAAAGCTTGGCAGCGTGGAGTCAGTAGAAAAATGGATACGCCGCTGGGTCCGGGAGCAGCGGATCGGCGATGGCAACTTCCTTGTCCAGCAAGGGCTCGATCTGGAATTGGTCCCTGATCGAGTAGCAGATGTGCGCCTTCTGATACAGAAAAAGGGCGACGGCGAGTGGGATGTGACTGGAAGCGGCGTTCGCCTCGGTCCGGCCGGAAGCTCCATCTCCAATTTGCACGGGGGCGGCAAACCGATTTCGTTTTCGGCCTTCATGAATAAATGCTTTGGAGAGGAGAGAGCGCTGGAGATACATCAGGAATGCCAGCATCTGGCGCATGAGGTAGCCGTCGTTCTTGAGCAGAAATTCGGCCGGATGATGGAGTTTGGATTAGATGTGGGAGTGGATGTTCTGGGGGCAGTTTGGCTCATTGAGGTTAATCCCAAGCCTGGTCGGGAGATCTTTAGCCAGATGGGCGATAGCCAAACCTATGCCGAAGCGATTGCTCGGCCCGTTTCCTTTGCGCTGCACCTCGTTTCGGCAAGCGGGAGCGAGGAAAACAGTGACCCAAAACAAGGACGTGAGTAA
- a CDS encoding winged helix-turn-helix transcriptional regulator gives MAHEFGNEQTCPKYEGAINILGKRWTGLIVNVLLRGAVRFKDIREMVPQMSDKMLSERLKELEEQGILERKVYPEIPVRIEYELTVKGKELRPVIDSIHEWGQKWM, from the coding sequence ATGGCTCATGAATTTGGGAATGAACAAACCTGCCCGAAATATGAAGGGGCCATCAATATTCTCGGGAAGAGATGGACAGGTCTGATTGTCAATGTGCTGCTGCGCGGCGCTGTGCGATTCAAGGATATCCGGGAAATGGTTCCGCAGATGAGCGATAAAATGCTTTCAGAGCGATTGAAGGAATTGGAAGAGCAGGGGATCCTGGAGCGGAAAGTGTATCCGGAAATCCCTGTTCGGATCGAGTACGAGCTGACGGTAAAGGGAAAAGAGCTGCGCCCTGTGATCGATTCCATTCATGAATGGGGCCAAAAATGGATGTAG
- a CDS encoding PadR family transcriptional regulator has translation MDVKTIILGFLNYGEMSGYDIKQAFTNSIGFFYDASFGAIYPALRKLEEEGYVTKQEIIQSGKPNKILYRITEAGKAGFKQELQTPILPPVLRSDMLVKIFFSNNRTGAEKQELLENCMELQRNMLKQSRESYSKLIDTFDDYQKFCWEYTIHHLESTISFLEEKMPALQKKEPAYSM, from the coding sequence ATGGATGTAAAAACAATTATTCTTGGTTTTCTTAATTACGGGGAAATGAGCGGGTACGATATTAAACAGGCTTTTACCAATAGTATTGGCTTTTTCTATGACGCCAGTTTTGGTGCGATTTATCCAGCCCTCCGCAAGCTGGAGGAAGAAGGATATGTGACCAAACAGGAGATCATCCAGTCTGGAAAGCCGAACAAAATTTTGTACCGGATTACGGAAGCGGGCAAAGCCGGATTCAAACAGGAGCTGCAAACGCCGATCCTGCCGCCTGTACTTCGTTCTGACATGCTGGTGAAAATCTTCTTCAGCAACAACCGTACGGGAGCTGAAAAGCAAGAGCTCCTGGAAAACTGTATGGAGCTCCAGCGCAACATGCTGAAACAAAGTCGCGAATCATATTCAAAATTGATCGATACCTTTGACGATTATCAAAAGTTTTGTTGGGAGTACACGATTCATCATCTGGAGTCGACGATCTCGTTCCTGGAAGAGAAAATGCCTGCCCTTCAGAAGAAAGAGCCCGCCTATTCCATGTAG
- a CDS encoding S1C family serine protease has protein sequence MKSKKWNGYARVKYPVSSSLHPFNFFVPIVERVRDGVVSIVTEDTHQTDNVEDLIRSLVSDQQPFASERSYGSGFLFHPKGYILTSEHVIGKSRTILVKLFNGRVFEAQRVLADRVRDYAVIKIDADCKLFPLPLGTSSDTKVGEWVISIGSPPVAIAANRLMRSCQKHPK, from the coding sequence GTGAAAAGTAAAAAATGGAACGGCTACGCCCGAGTCAAGTACCCTGTGAGCAGCAGTTTGCATCCCTTCAACTTCTTCGTACCCATTGTTGAGCGCGTCAGGGACGGCGTCGTGTCCATCGTTACGGAAGATACACATCAAACAGATAACGTAGAAGATCTCATACGCAGCCTCGTCTCCGATCAACAGCCCTTTGCTTCCGAGCGGAGTTACGGTTCCGGTTTTCTCTTTCATCCCAAAGGATATATCCTGACCAGTGAACACGTCATCGGAAAATCGCGCACCATTCTCGTCAAACTATTCAATGGGCGTGTATTTGAAGCGCAACGGGTACTGGCTGATCGCGTTCGTGATTACGCCGTGATCAAGATTGACGCAGATTGCAAACTGTTCCCCTTGCCTCTTGGCACCTCTTCAGACACCAAGGTAGGCGAGTGGGTCATCAGCATTGGTTCACCGCCTGTTGCTATAGCGGCAAACCGTCTGATGAGGAGCTGCCAAAAACACCCTAAATAA